The window CGAAAATGAAAGTGAGAGCACCTCATTCATCATAATACGTTCACGTCTCGATCTCGCAAATTATTAAGGCAGAGCATAAAATTCTGAACGTAGTATTACTTTTATTCTACGGTACTGACAGGATATTGTGtccaatcataaaataaatggaAAATGATCTAGTCAATTGAAAAAAATTAtacctatttttgtttttataacagaACTGGTAATACAAAATGTATCTAAAGGAAGTATTTATAATCTACTACTTACCTCTTCAAATAATATCTTATAACAATAGTGACAGCTAGGTAATTccatcccgactcgagatctcaaattttgattgaaaatatcaatacaatcaattaataaaataataattaaattaatccaATCAATacgtgaaaatataaaaaaaattaaagatggctgaaaacgatgaaaactgcttgtttgtaatAGTAaggttatttaaaacaaaatattttttgaaaaaagaaaagcaaatgccttcaatattactaactaaatagttaagttttctttgaaaatcagcatagtcaaaacaaaaagtataaatcaagaagattcgcccaatcccgacaatatcgaatgggatctcgtcataatattatgattcaGTATTGATCCCGAGAAATTAGACGAGACCTCGCGAGaacgggattgcattccctagtcacAAACTGTCTGCCAACCTATTGCCTGTTTTTATAATATCTAGTCCGTCTTTGTTGGAAAGGATAGTCTCTTGCCCTACTTTTACATAGTCACACACACCTGTATGACGGAAGGgataggcaaaggtgtatacatacatagatacgagtacacccactcctcgccagctatgtgtcGTGTGGTGTTGTGGTAAGTGTGTTGTTGGTATGTGTGTCTAGTattacacgtagtattattattgttagttTCATCTTTTACGACATAAGCAGAATAACAAAACGCGACTAAATCAGTTCTAACCTTCATCGAATATTACTTAACATTCACCGTTAGCTGTGTATGCTACTTAAAACATGTTTCTATTTTTATAACCAGCTCATAAAATGGTAGTAAGAATAACAAGGTCTGTAGTAGGTAGTAATAGAGACTTATCGCTTTAGGACTTTTCTGCAGAAAGAATCATAACCGAATtctagcgttgacagcgacttttcgaacggcgacccgcgctacggcgactctctttacggcgagtggccttattttccctttacgtcgagcgagttttgacgttattgtacagttatggtaaaaactgttctgctgttttcttatactttttagttcgttgtttttatataagtagtagtgttagacctattctttttatttatgatttggttttaatagacaaatacttacaattaattttcctcttattattttcttagttacttaccttttaagaaacaaaataattatagatgTGATAATACTTTACAGTTCGACACTGGATTTCACTGTGGTTAAATCCCTCCAAAACATGTAAGTTGTGTTGCCTGGAGGAGCCGACACATCACTATGTGCCGTACCCGGGAATGTTCTCATAATGGAAATGTGCCTGttgtaaaactctttaataataaggacGCTGGCtactttttttcaaattgttattttttgcaTTCTGATCCCGTCTGGCTAAAGGCTAAGTAAAAGCTCTCTTTAATAACTTTTCCGCCTTTTTACTGCGAACGGAATGGATCACTACTCGGGACGCCTCCCAGGTATGTGTCGTCAAGGTGTTCATTTAATTCGGGTGTGTATTCGCTAGCGACTATAGAAACATTTGCATCTTGgctacataatttattatgcCCTCACCTCAGGCAAGATGGAATTCAAACGCTAACTTAGATGCGCTCATTCTGACATCTACCGGTACATTTCTGAATTAATGCAACAACAGATTGTTATTTAGTTTGAAATAGTTATAAGAATTTTCACGAGATGTCGGTATATAGGTACGTAAATAAACAGTCGAAATTAATGAAAAGAGCGTGATGTTGGACTGTTttgtcaaacaaaacaaacactgcATTGGTTTCatcttatattattttccgtgTTAACTCAAACTTCATAGTGTACGAAGAAGATAATACATTAAAGGCATTTAGGTATTGTTATAAGCAGGTATGTACAAaccttatttatttctttctattgATTTTATTGGTTATATTGGTTATATTGAATGTTGagcttgaattttttttataattcttgaattaagtaatattatgtaCCGCTGTATTACTTATCTcaatacataggtaggtacgtatgtgtgtgtatttcaATAATGAATGGTCATAAACTGCAAATTTGTAACTTTTTCCCGCGCTTTTTACACCGCGAAAATGGTAAAGATTCTGGCGGGAAAAAAGTCTTTtgatttagtttgacagctcccTATAGAGTTAGTTTTCACAAGTAacaaacatttaataaaattaaatttgtgtctgccaaggttgatgagttcggtcattgacctcacaacccatatgagAGAGAATTTCCATCAGAATAGACACTAATagctagtaggtacctattagattatttgaaataaaatgttaacatTACAAAAGGTAGCACACCAGCGTTTATTGTAAGTAGGTCATTGCCAATTATGACGTCACTTTTTTACATCTTTTCTCCAAGTGTACCTATCACATGTTTGGTCTACTAAACGAATATGACAAACATGCAGTATTCTTCAATGTACCCAACTAATCTATTGACATTTGACTTTACTCGGCCTTCCTTATTCACATGTCATCAATCACGACGTAAATAAATGGGAATGACTCAAATGACCGTGAATGATGTAATTAAAACTTGTGTATAACTGAATTTTAGCACACTTTTCTTGAAAtcttcaacataacataacatcacgccagTATaactgaaggggtaggcaaaggtgtataatatatactatAGACCCACTTCATCCAAAAACAAAGCAGTTCTAACCTCAGTTAAGATTAAGATTATTTGTGGAAAAGTTCGTCCGAAAACCAAGACCTAATTAAGAATTGATTGAACGACTACTGACTGATGTATTAGGTGGTAAAGTAGCGATAATTAAGAACTTTGCGTGCCCACCAAAACTGCGCCGGAAGTTGCGTAACTGTTATTGATTGATggggctgaccacctgattgtccgaaagtaagatgatccgtgcttcggaaggcacgttaaaccgttggtcccgattactacttactgttgcaagtaagtagtctttacatgagccatgtcaggagcctttttttatttgaggtaatccacctctcaacccacacgagagaagaagaagattccttattctatgcttatagggttgttttaggaCTTCGTTAGTATCAATCAACAACCGTCATAGGCCCGACCTGCGTCATAGATGCAGGTGTGGTCAAAGATAGTAGAGAAGTAACACAGACATTGCACATTGTAAAGGCACTAGATTTTTTACAGACTGGTCGTTCACTACCAGGCAGAGCCGGGAGCGTTTCTGGCATTAAAGCGGGAAATTATGACAAAACGCGCTGCACGTCGCGTCCTCAATATTTCTGTTTGATCGTACAGCATAACAAAAAGTCCAAGCTCTggacatagaataaagagtaatactCTGCTCTGAACCTCGCTGCACGTACAGAATTTGTAGGCAACGAAAGACATCACAGAAGTAGCCATTTACCTAATGTGTGACGGAAGCGGAAGCGGCCTGAAAACACCGCGAAAGAAACGCCTGGGAAACGTCGTGAAAGATGGTGCAAAATCTAAGCACCAACTAGCTAGGCTAGACAAACTATTagatattttattgatattatgaaTATTCAAAAACTACTTGATTTATCATTTCATTATCAACTTTATCGCTAGATTAACGGTTTAATACTTTACACATTGACTCAGTATGCTAAACGTTCATTTGCAGCTAATCAGTGTGTGTAAACACAAGATATTTCGGTTTACTTTCATTGTTTACAAAACTAATACTACAATGTTTTCAGGAAAACGAGGAGGTTATATAGATTTAGACATGGAACTTAATTCGCACGACACACACAGTAAGTTACCCATATTTTGTTTACTGATTCCTGTCTTCATTGCCATTATTTCATGAagaaattattgttattttcgtTGTGTTTTGAAAGTTTTTAGTGGTGGCGATCATTAATTCCGTTTTTAATTTATAGGTGGTCGTATTTACATGTTTGTAGGTAAATGTTTTTTAATGTTTGGTACTTGTGCAAGAGGTAACTTTTATAGGTGGCACCTACTCCAAACCTCCATCCATTTAACAGCTGCTTTTTGCTTTTGCTTAATGAGGGTCAATAATAAACTATCTCAGTCTaacttttaaacttttttgCTTTCAAtattctgaaaataaatatcGTGTGTTAATTCAGCTTTATAATAATCGCAAATTGTATGCCGCAACTAATGAGATAATCGTATAAAAATCAATACTAACTTAGTATTACTAAGcacttactacctacttatcatTCACGTGCTGGGTTATCGGCATCAAATCCTAGTTGTTGTGGTTAGAACTTATACTTGCCGGCCAAAAATGGTCACAGTTTTGTTATAGAGTGAAACTACTGCTCTTAGTAGGGCGAGaactttttaaaactataaCTTTTATCCCACAGACGAGAGCGATAACAATAAACGCCACAATACGTAAGTTTTTCTATAAAAACTGTCAGTGATATCTTCTAACATTTAGTGACTTTTTATTCACTCATTTCCCTTTTGTTTTAAGATGGTGGGAAGCATTTTGCCTTCGATTTCACAATGTGGATACGACACCATCATGGCACCCGAACTGGTGGACTAAATTGTTCCCATTCCCAATTTTTCCCACGTACAGACAAACAGCACAACAGCTATGTATTATCATGTTTTGTGAGTATTtccaaccgacttcaaaaatagTAGGGAGTTATGTTTAttacttctttttttgacgtgtcttattgtagatttaccgcaaatggcattaactacttggccggacaaatggggagcgctgtttAGAACTATGTCTATGTTATTGGAAATAATATACTACTAAATCTAGTCCTGATGATGGGTTCCTGGaggatatactttattgcaatttttatcaataaattaaGCATTTGCATTCCTATAGTATTCGGTAGAGAAGAACTGTTGTCGtagctataaaaaaatatcgtacACAAATTACCTAGGTacattccatttccttcgatacCCGGATTGCTATAGTCAATCCCCGTTAGCATTACCCGAAGCGAAAAGCATTTTCGGTAACTAATAAGTTTAAGCAATTGGCCAAAAGTGatgaaaattttgaatttcagTCCTTCTCTCGTGGGGTATACTCTACGCCGAGCTCGGGAATCCCGTAGGTTTACAAGGAGAGCTTCTAAGCATGACAGTCCTCGTAATCACTGCATATTTGGTTGGCTGGATCTGGATGAAGATCACCACTCTACCAGCGCTCATTGGGATGCTATTGACTGGGATACTCTTTCAGAACCTACAGCTAGTCCATATGACAGACGAATATCGAAAACTTAATCAGGATTTGCGGTTGGTATCtacagcttattttttttttgttgttctgtaaaaaaccggacctgtcaaaccttcaagttaggtaagcggacttatGATATTCGGATTATTTtggtcatattttttttccatttaattaCACTTCGATAGTATAATTGATACGAGACACCTTGACCATCAAACCAAAAGACTCGGGTCTTCGGTTATGTGCAATTTGTCAATTTGCctcaattgtccgaaagtaaaatggtcCGTTGCTTCCGACTCTGGAGAGCCTGTGAAGCAGTCAGCCCCAGCTACTTCACTGTAGTCGTGGCTAggtacctttggcggctcaatagtaaccctgcctgacaccaaggttgacgaAGCATATCAGTAAGGCTCACAACACAacgcacacgagagaagaaaggGTGGACAATTGCACGCCAACACTAACGTAGAATTCTAGTTTATGCATCCGCCATCCAGTATGTAAATCtgaagtctgaaataaatacattataattatttccagAAAAATCGCCCTAGTCATAATTTTGACTCGAGCTGGTCTTGGTCTTGATGCTGGTGTCTTAAAGAAGCACTATGCAGCAGTACTACAACTTGGTTTGCTGCCGTGGTTAGCTGAGTGTGTTCTGATTGCCGTCTTTACCCACTACTTATTGGGACTGCCTTGGATATGGGGTGAGGGTTTTTTACAGACAGATAATTTTGGCTTACTAACGCCCTTAGTACCTTTAAGGCACGTCACAAACCACATATAGACAGCTACACTGAGTAGGTACTAAAGATACCTAGGTATTTGTCTTTCCTGCGGTCAATACATTGGtctatggttgtctggaagaaattgctttaagcgataaggccgccatgtacttagttaagagtctttttgtaattatttcttttttattttggtgcaataaagtgtacttTTATTGTATTGCACATTATCTTATACCTATGGTCTTAAGGCCCAGAGTCCTTTTAAATCTAAACCTCATTGTTTAAATATATTGCATGGAAATCTGGGCCGCGCAGGAGTCGGTATATGACAttctaatataaaaaataacaccaATGAGAAAATGTGAGAAGTTTTcatctaagtacctacttaccatcATTTTGTGTACAATGTCTAATTCCAGGTTTTCTCCTCGGCTCGATGATAGCCTCTGTGTCCCCGGCAGTGGTGGTACCTTGTCTCTTTAGGCTCCGAGACGCAGGGTATGGTGTGGACAAGGGAATAACCACGGTTGTGGTAGCCGCTGCCGCCATCGACGACTCGATCAGCGTCGCTGTATTCGCCATCATTCTTAACGCTATGT is drawn from Pectinophora gossypiella chromosome 7, ilPecGoss1.1, whole genome shotgun sequence and contains these coding sequences:
- the LOC126368420 gene encoding sodium/hydrogen exchanger 9B2-like isoform X2, with product MELNSHDTHNESDNNKRHNTWWEAFCLRFHNVDTTPSWHPNWWTKLFPFPIFPTYRQTAQQLCIIMFFLLSWGILYAELGNPVGLQGELLSMTVLVITAYLVGWIWMKITTLPALIGMLLTGILFQNLQLVHMTDEYRKLNQDLRKIALVIILTRAGLGLDAGVLKKHYAAVLQLGLLPWLAECVLIAVFTHYLLGLPWIWGFLLGSMIASVSPAVVVPCLFRLRDAGYGVDKGITTVVVAAAAIDDSISVAVFAIILNAMFSTGSATYNIIKGPLSIVAGVIVGSLWGAMTSVVPEKGDTYVIPLRFLALFLGGLFSLFISSLIEWSGAGPLAIVSSGFVAAYYWNKQGWPVNKNPVSNLFRILWIFFEPILFAFTGAQITISALDPQVIKMGAICLISSLVLRTIITFVISFGCGLNKKEKLFIGLTWTAKATVQAALGPAALDLVNSGSSAGLPKEEEEYYAKALLAMSVLSVVISAPTGAILIALAGPKLLKQSQNDAV
- the LOC126368420 gene encoding sodium/hydrogen exchanger 9B2-like isoform X1, with the protein product MELNSHDTHSGRIYMFVDESDNNKRHNTWWEAFCLRFHNVDTTPSWHPNWWTKLFPFPIFPTYRQTAQQLCIIMFFLLSWGILYAELGNPVGLQGELLSMTVLVITAYLVGWIWMKITTLPALIGMLLTGILFQNLQLVHMTDEYRKLNQDLRKIALVIILTRAGLGLDAGVLKKHYAAVLQLGLLPWLAECVLIAVFTHYLLGLPWIWGFLLGSMIASVSPAVVVPCLFRLRDAGYGVDKGITTVVVAAAAIDDSISVAVFAIILNAMFSTGSATYNIIKGPLSIVAGVIVGSLWGAMTSVVPEKGDTYVIPLRFLALFLGGLFSLFISSLIEWSGAGPLAIVSSGFVAAYYWNKQGWPVNKNPVSNLFRILWIFFEPILFAFTGAQITISALDPQVIKMGAICLISSLVLRTIITFVISFGCGLNKKEKLFIGLTWTAKATVQAALGPAALDLVNSGSSAGLPKEEEEYYAKALLAMSVLSVVISAPTGAILIALAGPKLLKQSQNDAV